The sequence below is a genomic window from Theobroma cacao cultivar B97-61/B2 chromosome 6, Criollo_cocoa_genome_V2, whole genome shotgun sequence.
TCAGCATATGACATCCACGATTCCTAAGTtcattctataaatattgccTCAATCCAAAGTCATATCTGTCTCTTACAACTCCTTGTTTTGTACTCTCTCTTTCAACTTTCCCTAGAAGTGATTCCCTGGAGACAAAATGGCTATCCTGAGGAGATCATATGCTTACTCCAAGGTGGATAAGGAAGACCCAGAAGAGATCATCCATCGACGGGCACAGTTCTTGATCTACAAAGTGCTGGAGCAAGCAGATTCCAAAAGAAAACCATCGTTTCTACGAATCAGATTGTGTAGACTGAAGGTGAAGATCGGGAGAAGGTTGAAGAAGCTGAGGAAGTGTGCGTTGGTTAGTATTTCTGCAGCAAGAGGTGGTGCTTACAAGCAGGTTATTGATCAATTGAAAACTTGGAGACGCTTGTTTAGCCGTGGTGGGGGAACCATTTCCAGCCTTCCTCGTCCTTTGTTGGCTTAAAGATATGCTTACATACAGATTTTCTCTTTTCGTTTTTGTTAAGAATATAAGAGTGATTCTGTTTTCTTCTTGCAATGAcgagcttttcttctttttttaccTGCTAttatctttctcctttttgttggaTATGCAAAGAACATTACCAAATCAATGGCGGCATGATCAATGAAACAACAGATATAACAGGCTTGATCAAATGCAGACCAATATATATGCTTGAAGGGTCATCGGCCTGTGACAAGCCTGAAAAGCCTGTtccattgatttttttttagatcAACCCAAAAGAAGGGATCCTTGTCAGATCAGATTCCTGATCCTCATTTCCAGCTAGGGTCCTCCTGCAAATGATTGAACCCAAACTGAGATTTCGAGACAGGTCACATGGGTTCAACTGCAATCAGCAGTTTGCTCATTTACTGATATGTTGTAGAACAGAGCAAGCACATTCAAAGATTGAAAGCCAGACACTTTCCCCTCTTTCCCATCCTGCCGGACACTGTCCTGACTATACTTCCTCCCCCCATAGAATCAAATACTTAAATTATTGATTGAGTCGAAGCCGGTGGCACAAGTGGCCCTCTGCCTCCGGTCAACCCAGCAAGAACAACCCGGCCTAATTAAtgctcataaaataaaataaaaaatttgactttttGGGTTCTCGAATAGATCTTTGGATATTCtaattctttgattttacATTCAAACTAGCAGTGAAACAATCTTCAAAATTCTCATCATATTCATGCACGGCACACCGATCAAAAAGCTTGTTGTGACCACGTTTAGGCCTCAAATTTCCCATGTCAGTGTCGCTGACAAAGGTTAAAGTCAAGCAAGCTTCACATTCCATTCGGCTTCTCTTGTTATTGACTGAGGTTAATTGATCATGtgacatgttttttttttctttattttggtatttttttc
It includes:
- the LOC18597137 gene encoding uncharacterized protein LOC18597137: MAILRRSYAYSKVDKEDPEEIIHRRAQFLIYKVLEQADSKRKPSFLRIRLCRLKVKIGRRLKKLRKCALVSISAARGGAYKQVIDQLKTWRRLFSRGGGTISSLPRPLLA